One stretch of Candidatus Aminicenantes bacterium DNA includes these proteins:
- a CDS encoding low molecular weight phosphatase family protein, translated as MNANDPAAKPVKILFVCLANLCRSPMAMAIARRWHAPAIEASSAGVSPSPGRMFPEALLVIRRLTGLDLSTHVPRFVLDSRPQDFDYIIAMDNSVFLRLSGMPQIPQERLYGWDVVDPCGLGIDAYERTADQIESYLEQFLLNREMEKGLPGRKP; from the coding sequence ATGAACGCCAACGATCCGGCCGCCAAGCCCGTCAAGATCCTGTTTGTCTGCCTGGCCAATCTCTGCCGCAGCCCGATGGCCATGGCCATCGCCCGCCGCTGGCACGCCCCCGCGATCGAGGCCTCGAGCGCCGGAGTCTCGCCCTCCCCCGGCCGGATGTTCCCCGAGGCCTTGCTGGTGATTCGCCGCCTGACCGGGCTGGATCTGTCCACGCATGTCCCCCGCTTCGTCCTCGACAGCCGCCCGCAGGATTTCGACTACATCATCGCCATGGATAACTCGGTCTTCCTGCGGCTTTCGGGGATGCCGCAGATACCGCAAGAGCGCTTATACGGCTGGGATGTCGTCGACCCCTGCGGGCTGGGTATCGACGCCTACGAACGGACGGCCGATCAGATCGAGTCGTACTTGGAGCAGTTCCTTCTCAACCGGGAGATGGAAAAAGGGCTTCCGGGCCGCAAGCCCTAG
- a CDS encoding lipocalin family protein, with protein MKTALLLTTILLAGAAAAPRLSEDKPLATVPSVDLQKYMGVWFEIASFPQKFQKGCHCTTAEYSMTDKGYVRVVNTCRKDSAAGKVKTASGKAFVVAGSHNAKLKVQFFWPFRGDYWIIDLAADYSYAVVGDPSRKYLWILARTPKMEEPLYREIVGRIAAKGFDVAKLVLQDQACAGK; from the coding sequence ATGAAAACAGCGCTTCTTCTCACCACGATTCTCCTGGCCGGAGCCGCCGCGGCTCCGCGCCTCTCCGAGGACAAGCCCCTGGCCACGGTGCCTTCCGTCGACTTGCAAAAGTATATGGGCGTCTGGTTCGAAATCGCATCCTTCCCCCAGAAATTCCAAAAGGGATGCCACTGCACCACGGCCGAGTATTCGATGACCGACAAGGGATACGTCAGGGTCGTCAACACTTGCCGGAAGGATTCCGCCGCGGGCAAGGTCAAGACGGCCTCGGGCAAAGCCTTCGTCGTCGCGGGAAGCCATAACGCCAAGCTGAAGGTCCAGTTCTTCTGGCCGTTCCGGGGGGACTACTGGATCATCGACCTGGCGGCCGATTACAGCTATGCCGTGGTCGGGGATCCCAGTCGGAAATATCTTTGGATCCTGGCCCGGACGCCGAAGATGGAGGAGCCTCTTTACCGGGAGATCGTGGGCCGGATCGCGGCGAAGGGCTTCGACGTCGCCAAGCTCGTCCTTCAGGACCAGGCCTGCGCCGGGAAATAA